A genomic segment from Sporohalobacter salinus encodes:
- a CDS encoding indolepyruvate oxidoreductase subunit beta — translation MSNTTNIMLAGVGGQGILLASEVISKAALKEGFDVKKSEVHGMAQRGGSVVSNVTYGEKVYSPLIAKGEADLLLGFEPLEALRWGYYLKSDGAIITNTQRIDPLPVAAGKIEYPDNVIDRLKTIGQQVISFDALQLARDLGNQRVVNTILIGKFANFSDISNGSFKEIIAENVPPKTVELNLKAFEVGNEQE, via the coding sequence GAATTTTATTGGCCAGTGAGGTAATTTCTAAAGCAGCTTTGAAAGAGGGCTTTGATGTTAAAAAGTCTGAGGTACATGGTATGGCTCAGCGAGGTGGTAGTGTAGTTAGTAATGTAACTTATGGAGAGAAGGTTTATTCTCCGCTGATAGCTAAAGGAGAAGCAGATTTGCTGCTTGGTTTTGAACCGCTTGAAGCTTTAAGGTGGGGATATTATTTGAAATCAGATGGGGCAATCATTACTAATACTCAGCGGATAGATCCACTACCCGTTGCTGCTGGTAAGATAGAATATCCTGATAATGTAATTGATAGGTTAAAAACAATTGGTCAGCAAGTAATTAGTTTTGATGCTCTACAGTTAGCTCGTGATTTAGGAAATCAAAGAGTAGTGAATACTATTTTAATTGGAAAGTTTGCCAATTTCTCTGATATTTCCAATGGTTCATTTAAAGAAATTATTGCTGAAAATGTACCTCCTAAAACCGTTGAACTTAATTTAAAGGCCTTTGAGGTTGGGAATGAACAGGAATAA
- a CDS encoding sodium-dependent transporter, which produces MAEEEQWQSRLGFILAVIGSAVGLGNIWRFSYVVYDNGGGAFLIPYLVALFIVGIPVLILEFSFGQKMRSSAALAFRRFSSKWEWLGWWPSLATLVLVIYYMAIIGWSLNYVIYSLGLNWGANPEAFFYNSHLQLTSGPMEIGGINWIIFASVLVIWLINYWIIYNGIESGIEKAAKIFMPLLGVLMVIITIRGLTLPGATNGVIKYLKPDFSQLMNVKVWIAAFSQIFFTLSIGWAVMITYSSYQPKDSDVVGNAFIASFSNCGFSIIVGLGVFGILGYMATQTGQPIDELVTQSIGLAFIAFPKAINMLPAFKTLFAFLFFSSLVIAGLSSSISMIEATVANIQDKFALTRQKSATIVCSLGFIASILFTTGAGLYLLDIIDHFLMEFGAGLAAIFFCLVLGWQYGAKRLRKFMNPISDLKVGIWWDSMIKFITPAILIVLFIKGIFTDLTEGYAGYPFKALSIGLVVAIGVILLGIYLSTLSWKDEELINFKDKV; this is translated from the coding sequence ATGGCTGAAGAAGAGCAGTGGCAAAGCCGGTTAGGTTTTATCTTAGCAGTGATAGGTTCGGCAGTCGGGTTGGGGAATATTTGGCGTTTTAGTTATGTGGTTTATGATAATGGCGGTGGTGCCTTTTTAATTCCTTATTTAGTTGCTCTTTTTATAGTCGGAATTCCGGTTTTAATTTTGGAATTTAGTTTTGGGCAGAAGATGAGGAGTTCAGCTGCTTTAGCTTTTAGGCGTTTTTCTAGTAAATGGGAGTGGTTAGGTTGGTGGCCTTCTTTAGCTACTTTAGTTTTAGTTATCTATTACATGGCAATCATTGGTTGGAGTTTAAACTATGTAATTTATTCTTTAGGTCTTAATTGGGGAGCTAATCCTGAAGCCTTTTTCTATAATTCCCATTTGCAGTTAACTTCCGGTCCTATGGAAATTGGGGGGATAAATTGGATAATCTTTGCTAGTGTTTTAGTTATTTGGTTAATCAATTATTGGATTATCTATAATGGTATCGAATCTGGCATTGAGAAAGCAGCTAAAATTTTCATGCCCTTGCTAGGAGTTTTAATGGTAATTATTACAATTCGAGGACTGACTCTTCCGGGAGCAACTAATGGCGTCATTAAATATCTAAAACCTGATTTTTCACAGTTAATGAACGTCAAAGTCTGGATTGCAGCTTTCAGTCAGATCTTTTTTACACTTAGTATTGGCTGGGCTGTAATGATTACTTACTCTAGCTATCAGCCTAAAGATTCTGATGTAGTCGGTAATGCCTTTATTGCTAGTTTTTCTAACTGCGGTTTCAGTATCATTGTTGGTTTAGGAGTTTTTGGAATTCTCGGCTATATGGCAACCCAGACGGGACAGCCGATAGATGAATTGGTAACTCAAAGCATTGGTTTAGCTTTTATAGCATTTCCCAAGGCAATCAACATGTTGCCTGCTTTCAAAACATTATTTGCTTTTCTCTTCTTCAGTTCATTAGTAATTGCTGGTCTATCGTCTAGTATTTCGATGATTGAAGCTACAGTAGCTAATATCCAGGATAAATTTGCGTTAACTCGGCAGAAGTCAGCTACAATAGTTTGTAGTTTAGGCTTTATAGCTAGTATTCTCTTTACCACTGGAGCTGGATTATATCTACTGGATATCATTGACCACTTTTTGATGGAGTTCGGAGCAGGATTAGCAGCCATTTTCTTTTGTTTGGTGCTAGGCTGGCAGTATGGGGCAAAGCGGCTGCGAAAGTTTATGAACCCTATTTCTGATTTAAAAGTTGGTATTTGGTGGGACAGCATGATTAAATTTATAACTCCGGCCATCTTGATAGTATTATTTATTAAAGGAATATTTACAGATTTAACAGAAGGTTATGCTGGTTATCCTTTTAAAGCATTATCGATAGGATTGGTTGTAGCTATTGGAGTTATCCTGCTTGGGATTTATCTTTCCACCTTATCTTGGAAGGATGAAGAGCTAATCAATTTTAAGGATAAAGTATAA
- a CDS encoding 2-hydroxyacid dehydrogenase has translation MTCPKVYVTRELPQKALSMLKEECEVEVNPHDRPLTRLELKKAIEDVDGLLCLLTDQIDAELLDLNPKLKVIANYAVGYDNIELKACTERGIAVSNTPGVLTETTADLTWALLMSVARRIVEGDKFTRAGNYENWGPMMLLGKDISGKTLGIVGMGRIGEAVAKRAKGFDMEVLYYDLERKDRVKEQELSIKYREFDTLLQEADFISLHVPLNSATENLISERELELMKESAYLINTSRGAVIDEQVLVYALRNGEIAGAGLDVYEDEPKLTPGLAKLNNVVVTPHIGSASIDTRTKMATMAAENLLAGLQDEEMPNLLNPEVLD, from the coding sequence ATGACTTGTCCAAAGGTATATGTTACTCGTGAATTGCCCCAAAAAGCCTTAAGCATGCTTAAGGAAGAATGTGAAGTGGAAGTAAATCCCCATGATCGACCGTTAACTAGATTAGAGTTAAAGAAAGCAATAGAGGATGTTGATGGTCTATTATGTTTACTGACTGATCAGATTGATGCTGAGCTTTTAGATCTTAATCCAAAATTAAAGGTGATCGCTAATTATGCTGTAGGTTATGATAATATTGAACTTAAGGCCTGTACTGAACGGGGAATTGCTGTTTCTAATACTCCAGGAGTGTTGACTGAAACTACAGCAGATTTAACTTGGGCTTTGCTGATGTCTGTTGCAAGGAGAATTGTAGAAGGTGACAAATTTACTCGAGCTGGAAATTATGAAAATTGGGGTCCAATGATGTTATTAGGAAAAGATATTTCGGGTAAGACATTAGGAATTGTAGGTATGGGAAGAATAGGTGAAGCTGTAGCGAAGAGAGCTAAAGGATTTGATATGGAAGTGCTCTATTATGATCTTGAGCGAAAAGATAGAGTTAAAGAACAAGAACTAAGTATTAAATATAGAGAGTTTGATACTTTATTACAGGAAGCTGATTTTATTAGTTTACATGTCCCGCTTAATTCTGCTACTGAGAACTTAATTAGTGAACGAGAGCTGGAATTAATGAAAGAATCGGCCTACTTGATTAATACTTCTCGGGGAGCAGTAATTGATGAACAAGTTTTAGTTTATGCTCTTAGAAATGGAGAAATAGCTGGAGCTGGATTAGATGTGTATGAGGATGAACCAAAATTAACTCCTGGATTAGCTAAATTGAATAATGTAGTTGTAACTCCTCATATTGGGAGTGCAAGTATAGATACAAGAACTAAAATGGCTACAATGGCGGCGGAAAATCTATTAGCTGGTCTTCAAGATGAAGAAATGCCTAATCTTTTGAACCCTGAAGTATTAGACTAA
- the cobO gene encoding cob(I)yrinic acid a,c-diamide adenosyltransferase, with amino-acid sequence MEEGCIQVYTGNGKGKTTASLGLALRAVCAGKKVYFGQFVKGMEYSEVKAEDYLSNFEIHQFGRNCFIYDEPTDEDIEIARQGLNKCQEVLASGEYDVVVLDEINIALYFELFSVEEVLEVLETKASGVEAILTGRYAPEEIIEKADLVTNMDEVKHYYYQGVAARKGIEN; translated from the coding sequence ATGGAAGAAGGATGTATTCAAGTTTATACAGGTAACGGCAAAGGAAAGACAACAGCCTCCTTAGGATTGGCACTTAGAGCTGTTTGTGCAGGTAAAAAAGTTTATTTTGGTCAATTTGTTAAGGGAATGGAATATAGTGAAGTTAAAGCTGAGGATTATTTATCCAATTTTGAGATTCATCAATTTGGTAGAAACTGTTTTATTTATGATGAACCAACTGATGAGGATATAGAAATAGCTCGACAAGGACTTAATAAATGTCAAGAAGTTTTAGCCAGTGGAGAGTATGATGTAGTGGTATTAGATGAGATTAATATTGCTTTATATTTTGAGCTTTTTTCTGTTGAAGAAGTTCTTGAAGTATTAGAAACTAAGGCTTCTGGAGTAGAAGCTATTTTGACAGGGAGATATGCTCCTGAAGAGATAATTGAAAAAGCAGATTTAGTTACAAATATGGATGAGGTCAAGCATTATTATTATCAGGGAGTTGCAGCTAGAAAAGGAATTGAAAATTAA
- a CDS encoding ABC transporter ATP-binding protein, which yields MNVVKDQVNQGISAIIAIHDLSLAGRYCDKIVMLDNGCVFDAGGLEILTPKNIETVYDVKVSVKNHYGRRLVVSEEPIA from the coding sequence TTGAATGTAGTTAAAGATCAAGTGAATCAGGGAATTTCAGCAATAATAGCAATTCATGATCTCAGTTTAGCTGGTAGGTATTGTGATAAAATAGTAATGCTTGATAATGGATGTGTTTTTGATGCTGGTGGTTTAGAAATTTTGACACCGAAGAATATTGAAACTGTTTATGATGTAAAAGTTAGTGTTAAGAATCATTATGGAAGAAGATTGGTAGTATCTGAAGAGCCAATAGCATAA
- the tsaA gene encoding tRNA (N6-threonylcarbamoyladenosine(37)-N6)-methyltransferase TrmO gives MSFESIGIIESKFDEPVDPEEMRKEESTIVIDSEYREGLYRIEDNDYLQVLFQFHLSDSYKLKAPRHHGKIRGVFASRSPNRPSSIGVTCVELLERNGRRLRVKGLDAVDGTPVLDLKPYAASMDNPDKD, from the coding sequence ATGAGTTTTGAATCTATTGGTATTATAGAAAGTAAATTTGATGAACCAGTTGATCCAGAAGAAATGCGAAAAGAAGAGAGTACTATTGTAATTGATTCGGAGTATAGGGAAGGGCTTTATCGAATCGAAGATAATGATTATTTACAGGTATTATTCCAGTTTCATTTGTCTGATAGTTATAAACTTAAAGCTCCTCGTCATCATGGTAAAATAAGAGGAGTTTTTGCTTCTCGCAGTCCTAACCGCCCTAGTTCTATAGGGGTTACTTGTGTTGAATTACTAGAAAGGAACGGAAGAAGACTTAGGGTAAAAGGTTTGGATGCTGTAGATGGAACTCCAGTACTTGATCTTAAGCCGTATGCAGCATCTATGGATAATCCAGATAAGGATTAG
- a CDS encoding energy-coupling factor ABC transporter ATP-binding protein, which yields MSNLEANRKEENKIIELKDISFQYLDGTTVLDNFNFNLKKGDRLGLIGPNGAGKTTVFKIIMGLLVPQSGKVVIFDKERTQKDDFLEVRERIGFLFQDPDDQLFCPTVEEEIAFGPLNLGKSEEEAMQIVDDTLELVGMEGFRKKVTYNLSGGEKRIISFASILSMQPEVLLLDEPFAGLDQEMSGKVIEILNNIPQSYVIVSHNEEFLDQVIADYCYV from the coding sequence ATGTCTAATTTAGAAGCTAATAGAAAAGAAGAGAACAAAATAATTGAGTTAAAGGATATTTCCTTTCAATATCTAGATGGAACAACAGTTTTAGATAATTTTAATTTTAACTTAAAGAAAGGGGATAGGCTAGGCTTGATAGGTCCTAATGGGGCCGGAAAGACTACTGTATTTAAAATTATAATGGGACTTCTAGTTCCTCAAAGTGGTAAAGTTGTTATTTTTGATAAAGAAAGAACTCAAAAAGATGATTTTTTGGAAGTTAGAGAAAGAATCGGATTTCTTTTTCAAGATCCAGATGATCAGTTGTTCTGTCCTACTGTTGAAGAAGAAATTGCTTTTGGTCCTTTAAATTTAGGAAAGAGTGAAGAAGAAGCAATGCAGATTGTGGATGATACTTTAGAATTAGTAGGTATGGAAGGATTTAGAAAGAAAGTTACTTATAATTTATCTGGCGGGGAAAAAAGAATAATTTCTTTTGCATCTATATTGTCTATGCAGCCAGAAGTTTTACTATTGGATGAACCATTTGCTGGTTTAGATCAAGAAATGAGTGGGAAAGTAATTGAAATTTTAAATAATATTCCCCAATCTTATGTAATAGTTTCTCATAATGAGGAATTCTTGGATCAGGTTATAGCTGATTATTGTTATGTATAG
- a CDS encoding VOC family protein produces the protein MDLFRKNKLIILCLMMLSLSLMTGCNDIENTNSKATSKSKLTITENITGLQHIGLPVISLNKTITFYKKLGFKVQSKTKITRPEGKLDVAFLKQNDLVLECYQFNDPKLLEKIRNRKNGHIDHIALNVVDIEQAYSSVKDLGFKIKEAKIDSIPAFHDNGVRFFNIKGPNGETIEFNQIQ, from the coding sequence ATGGATCTCTTTAGAAAAAACAAGTTAATAATTTTATGCTTAATGATGTTAAGTTTGAGTTTAATGACAGGATGTAATGATATAGAAAATACTAATTCTAAAGCAACTTCTAAATCTAAATTGACTATTACAGAGAATATTACTGGATTACAACATATTGGTCTACCAGTAATTAGTTTAAATAAAACAATTACTTTTTATAAAAAGTTAGGTTTTAAAGTTCAATCTAAGACTAAAATAACTAGACCAGAAGGGAAACTTGATGTAGCATTTCTTAAACAGAATGACTTAGTACTTGAATGTTATCAATTTAATGATCCGAAGTTATTAGAAAAAATACGTAATCGTAAAAACGGCCATATTGACCATATTGCACTTAATGTTGTAGATATTGAACAGGCCTATTCTTCTGTAAAAGATTTAGGTTTTAAAATTAAAGAAGCTAAAATAGACTCTATACCTGCTTTCCATGATAATGGAGTTCGATTCTTTAATATTAAAGGACCTAATGGTGAAACAATTGAATTCAACCAAATTCAATAA
- the gcvH gene encoding glycine cleavage system protein GcvH, with translation MEIGEELYYSKDHDWVKIDGDKAYIGITDYTQNALEDIEFIELPFEEDKFEEGEAIGVIESVKAVFNLYIPVSGEVIEINEKLQDNPEKINKAPYDSWMVAVELTDKGELDDLMTAEEYEEFCKEEIENLRK, from the coding sequence ATGGAAATTGGAGAAGAATTATATTATTCTAAAGATCACGATTGGGTAAAAATTGACGGTGATAAAGCTTATATTGGAATTACAGATTATACTCAAAATGCTTTAGAAGATATCGAATTTATAGAGCTACCTTTCGAGGAAGATAAATTTGAAGAGGGCGAAGCAATAGGAGTAATTGAATCAGTTAAAGCAGTATTCAATTTATATATTCCAGTTAGCGGAGAAGTGATAGAAATTAACGAAAAGTTACAAGATAATCCAGAAAAAATCAATAAAGCTCCCTATGACAGTTGGATGGTAGCAGTTGAATTAACTGACAAAGGGGAGCTAGATGATTTAATGACAGCCGAGGAATATGAAGAATTCTGCAAAGAAGAGATTGAAAATTTAAGGAAGTAA
- a CDS encoding homoserine dehydrogenase yields MGAVKIGILGLGTVGSGVAEILLRNKKSINQKAGSRIELTKVLDKDLTRNRSVDIPAEIMTDRPEEVLGNSEIDIIVELIGGVNPTKEFVKQALEARKHVVTANKELIAKYGDELFDLAAKRGVDLHFEASVGGGIPIIKSLQESLTANQIEEVIGIVNGTTNYILTKMTEKEAKFEEVLAEAQQAGYAEADPTADIEGYDAAYKLSILSNIAFTGLVDVNDIYREGISQITQKDITYAQQLGYVIKLLAISKEVEGQIEARVHPTMLPKDHPLAQVKEAFNAVLVRGDAVGELLYYGQGAGSLPTGSAVVADVIDIIRNINYKAVNRVAANNYKEKIVKRHNEVVSKYYIRLQVENGHGDLAKTFRILENNNIGIKRVIEPEKTDEPVNLILLTRQVVEENLQRALGEVKKLREIKEISNLIRVET; encoded by the coding sequence ATGGGAGCAGTTAAAATAGGAATTTTAGGTTTAGGAACTGTAGGTAGTGGAGTGGCAGAGATTTTATTGAGAAATAAAAAGAGTATTAATCAGAAGGCAGGAAGTAGAATTGAACTAACTAAAGTACTGGATAAAGATCTAACTAGAAATAGATCAGTTGATATACCAGCAGAAATAATGACTGATAGACCAGAAGAAGTATTAGGGAATTCAGAGATAGACATCATAGTAGAGTTAATTGGAGGAGTTAATCCAACTAAAGAATTCGTGAAGCAGGCTTTAGAAGCTAGAAAACATGTAGTAACTGCTAATAAAGAACTAATAGCTAAATATGGAGATGAGTTGTTTGATTTAGCAGCTAAAAGAGGAGTTGATCTTCATTTTGAAGCCAGTGTAGGTGGTGGTATTCCTATTATTAAATCCTTACAAGAATCGTTAACTGCCAATCAAATTGAAGAAGTAATAGGGATTGTCAATGGAACTACTAATTATATTTTGACTAAAATGACTGAAAAAGAGGCTAAGTTTGAAGAAGTATTAGCTGAAGCACAGCAGGCGGGATATGCTGAGGCTGATCCTACTGCTGATATAGAAGGCTATGATGCAGCCTATAAATTATCGATTTTATCTAATATTGCTTTTACCGGACTAGTTGATGTGAATGATATTTATCGAGAAGGAATTTCGCAAATAACACAAAAGGATATTACTTATGCTCAACAATTAGGTTATGTAATTAAATTGTTGGCTATCAGTAAAGAGGTAGAAGGACAGATAGAAGCTCGAGTTCATCCTACTATGCTTCCTAAAGATCATCCTTTAGCCCAAGTTAAGGAAGCTTTTAATGCTGTATTAGTTAGAGGAGATGCAGTAGGAGAATTGCTATATTATGGTCAAGGAGCTGGTTCATTACCTACTGGAAGTGCTGTTGTAGCTGATGTAATTGATATTATCCGTAATATTAATTATAAAGCTGTTAATCGGGTGGCGGCAAATAACTATAAGGAAAAAATAGTCAAACGTCATAATGAAGTAGTTTCTAAGTATTATATTCGATTACAGGTTGAGAATGGACATGGAGATTTAGCTAAGACTTTCAGGATTTTAGAAAATAATAATATTGGTATTAAAAGAGTAATTGAGCCCGAAAAAACAGATGAACCAGTTAATTTAATATTGCTTACTCGCCAAGTAGTTGAGGAGAATCTTCAGAGAGCATT